One stretch of Castor canadensis chromosome 14, mCasCan1.hap1v2, whole genome shotgun sequence DNA includes these proteins:
- the Purg gene encoding purine-rich element-binding protein gamma isoform X2 encodes MERARRRGGGGGGRGRGGKNVGGPGLSKTRLYPQAQHPHYPHYAVSATPNQAGGAAEIQELASKRVDIQKKRFYLDVKQSSRGRFLKIAEVWIGRGRQDNIRKSKLTLSLSVAAELKDCLGDFIEHYAHLGLKGHRQEHGHSKEQGSRRRQKHSAPSPPISVGSEEHPHSVLKTDYIERDNRKYYLDLKENQRGRFLRIRQTMMRGTGMIGYFGHNLGQEQTIVLPAQGMIEFRDALVQLIEDYGEGDIEERRGGDDDPLELPEGTSFRVDNKRFYFDVGSNKYGIFLKVEGGQVWNEGFLAGFRRKG; translated from the coding sequence ATGGAAAGAGCCAGGCGAAGGGGAGGCGGTGGCGGCGGCCGCGGCCGCGGAGGCAAGAATGTAGGGGGCCCTGGCCTAAGCAAGACTAGACTGTATCCCCAGGCCCAGCACCCCCACTACCCCCACTACGCCGTTTCAGCCACCCCTAATCAGGCTGGGGGCGCAGCCGAAATCCAGGAGCTGGCCTCCAAACGAGTGGACATCCAGAAAAAGAGGTTTTACCTAGACGTGAAGCAGAGCTCCCGGGGCCGCTTCCTAAAGATAGCTGAAGTCTGGATAGGGAGAGGCCGGCAGGACAATATCAGAAAGAGTAAACTGACCCTCTCCCTGTCTGTGGCAGCGGAGCTGAAGGACTGTCTAGGGGACTTCATTGAGCACTACGCCCACCTGGGCCTCAAAGGCCACAGGCAAGAGCATGGCCACAGCAAAGAGCAAGGCTCCAGAAGAAGGCAGAAGCACTCAGCACCCTCCCCACCAATCTCAGTGGGGTCAGAAGAGCATCCTCACAGTGTCCTCAAAACAGACTATATAGAGAGGGACAATAGGAAGTATTACCTAGACCTGAAGGAAAATCAGCGGGGCCGCTTTCTAAGGATTAGACAAACCATGATGCGGGGCACTGGCATGATAGGTTATTTTGGCCACAATTTGGGCCAGGAACAGACTATTGTCCTCCCAGCACAAGGAATGATTGAGTTTCGTGATGCCTTGGTTCAGCTGATTGAAGACTATGGCGAAGGGGATATAGAAGAACGAAGAGGTGGAGACGATGACCCACTTGAACTCCCAGAGGGGACCTCTTTCAGAGTGGACAATAAAAGGTTCTACTTTGATGTGGGCTCTAATAAATATGGAATTTTCCTGAAG